ATCTCGGCCTGCAACTCGCCGACACGGCGCTCCAGCTTCGCGACCAGCGCCCGCAGTTCCTCCCGCTCCGCGATCGCCTCCGGTGTCTCCCGCCCTGCACAACCCGCCAGCAGAGCCAACACGCCCACCCACCCCGCCCAATTTCGCCGAAGTGTCATCGCGACAACCTCCATGCGCAGCTCGTGGCGCGCCCTCGCCGCGCGACCGCGGCCACCGCTCATTTATATCGCCGGTCGCCGCCGGTGACCAGCGCAATCAACCGGCCGGTCGTCCGGCCGCCCAGCGGTCGCGGAGATCTCGCCCCGCAGCCACCGCCCGCACCAGAGCGGCCGCCGCCATCGCCGGATCAGGCGCGGCCATGATCGCGGAGACCACCGCGACACCATCCGCGCCCGCGCGGATCACCTCCGCCGCGTTCGACGGGTGGATGCCCCCGATCGCCACCAGCGGCAGCGACGTCGCCTCTCGAATCCGCTGCAGGCCCTCCAGCCCGACCGCCGGCGGCGTGTCGGTCTTCGTCGGCGTGTCGAATACCGGACTAACGCCAAGATAGTCCGCACCATCCCGCTCCGCCGCGATCGCCTCCTCGGGAGTGCTCACGGAGACGCCAATCAGAAACTCCGACCCCGCGATCCGACGCGCCTCCGCGCAGGGCAGATCGTCCTGCCCCAGGTGCACACCGGCCGCACCGCAGGCGAGCGCAATGTCGAGCCGGTCGTTCACAATCAGCGGCCGGCCCAGCGAGTCCAGCAGCCGTCGCAGCGAGCGCGCCGCATCGAGAAACGCACGGGCGCCGAGCGTCTTCTCGCGGATCTGGACCACGGAGACGCCGCCGCCGACCGCCGCGCGCACCACCGCTTCCAGTGGGCGCGCCCCCGCCATCGCGCGGTCGGTGACCAGATACACCGAATAGTCGGGCGTCCGCCTCATCCGACCCCCTGCACGCGCACCCGCGCGCGTTCCTGGACCTTCTCCGCGTCGACCGCGGCCAGCGCATCGAGCAGCCTCACCTGAAACGTGCCGGGACCGTTGCAGCCCGCCGCGGCCAGCTCGCCCGCAATGCCGAACACGATCAGCGCCGAAGCGGCAGCGCACAGCGCGTCCGGCTCGACCGCCAAAAACGCCCCGGTCACCGCCGTCGCGGCACAGCCGGAGCCGGTGATGCGGGCCATCCACGGGTCGCCATTGGCGATTCCGACCGCGTACCGGCCGTCGGTGACGTAATCCTCTGCACCGGTCACCGCCACCGTCGCACCAGACCGCCGGGCAAGCTCCGTCGCCGCAACGCGTGCATCGTCCACGCCGTGGGTCGCATCAACCCCCCGGCCACCCGTACCACCGCTCAGCGCCAGGATCTCCGACGCGTTCCCCCTCACCACCCGGGGCCGCGCCGCCGCCAACAACCGCAGCGCCGCCTCGGTGCGCAGCCGGGACGCTCCCGCGCCGACCGGATCCAGCACCACCGGCACCCCCCGAGCCACCGCGGCCGTCCCCGCCCGCTCCATCGCCTCGATCCACGGCGGCGAGAGCGTTCCGATGTTCAGCACCAGCGCGCCGGCTGCCGCC
The window above is part of the Kiritimatiellia bacterium genome. Proteins encoded here:
- the thiE gene encoding thiamine phosphate synthase, translated to MRRTPDYSVYLVTDRAMAGARPLEAVVRAAVGGGVSVVQIREKTLGARAFLDAARSLRRLLDSLGRPLIVNDRLDIALACGAAGVHLGQDDLPCAEARRIAGSEFLIGVSVSTPEEAIAAERDGADYLGVSPVFDTPTKTDTPPAVGLEGLQRIREATSLPLVAIGGIHPSNAAEVIRAGADGVAVVSAIMAAPDPAMAAAALVRAVAAGRDLRDRWAAGRPAG
- the thiM gene encoding hydroxyethylthiazole kinase → MTRLTATDIVEHAVRALERIRKDRPLVHNITNYVVMNTTANTLLALGASPIMAHAREEVDELVAAAGALVLNIGTLSPPWIEAMERAGTAAVARGVPVVLDPVGAGASRLRTEAALRLLAAARPRVVRGNASEILALSGGTGGRGVDATHGVDDARVAATELARRSGATVAVTGAEDYVTDGRYAVGIANGDPWMARITGSGCAATAVTGAFLAVEPDALCAAASALIVFGIAGELAAAGCNGPGTFQVRLLDALAAVDAEKVQERARVRVQGVG